One genomic segment of Clostridium saccharoperbutylacetonicum N1-4(HMT) includes these proteins:
- a CDS encoding NAD(P)-binding protein translates to MSRLEISTPNRAQTVVEGLYKDLERRIIASPPGLCPVDMAASFLKLCHAQTCGKCVPCRIGLGQLESLLNDVLNGNASLETIDLIEKTARVILNSADCAIGYEAADMVLKGVTGFRSDYLEHIINDRCICNLDQPVPCVALCPAGVDIPGYIALISEKRYADAVRLIRKDNPFPTTCALICEHPCEARCRRNMIDDSVNIRGLKRYAVDHAGKVPVPACSTATGKRVAIIGGGPGGLSAAYFLSLMGHKVTIFEKREKLGGMLRYGIPNYRLPRKRLEEDIEAIISTGVEIKTGITIGNDVSLADLKNEYDAIYIAIGAHTDKKIGIEGEESKGVISAVEMLRAIGDNILPDFTDKVVVVVGGGNVAMDVTRSSVRLGAKKVLNVYRRRKVDMTALPEEVEGAIAECCEILTLKAPIKIESDENGQVSALWVKPQMISKIDSYGRPTIVDSDEDEIRIPCDIVIVAIGQGIESRHFAEHGVPVKKGVIEALSSSGIENSKGIFAGGDCVTGPATVIRAIAAGKVAAANIDDYLGFNHIISVDVDIPTARLDDRPACGRVNMLERDAMERKNDFELIEYGMSCAEAHQESFRCLRCDHFGYGVFKGGRVDKW, encoded by the coding sequence ATGAGTAGACTTGAAATTTCAACGCCCAACAGAGCTCAAACTGTAGTTGAAGGTCTTTATAAAGACTTAGAACGCCGTATTATTGCTAGTCCTCCTGGCCTCTGTCCAGTAGATATGGCAGCATCTTTTTTAAAACTTTGTCATGCTCAAACTTGCGGAAAATGTGTTCCTTGTAGAATTGGATTAGGGCAATTAGAAAGTTTGCTTAATGATGTTTTAAATGGAAATGCATCCTTAGAAACGATTGACTTAATAGAGAAAACAGCTCGAGTAATATTAAATTCTGCTGATTGCGCAATTGGCTATGAAGCAGCTGATATGGTACTAAAAGGAGTAACTGGATTCAGAAGTGATTATTTAGAACATATTATAAATGATAGATGTATTTGTAATTTGGATCAACCAGTTCCTTGTGTTGCATTATGTCCTGCAGGTGTAGATATCCCAGGCTACATAGCATTAATTTCAGAAAAAAGATATGCTGATGCAGTTCGTCTTATTAGGAAGGATAATCCTTTCCCAACAACTTGTGCACTAATTTGTGAACATCCATGTGAAGCTAGATGTAGAAGAAATATGATAGATGATTCTGTAAATATACGAGGTCTTAAACGTTATGCTGTCGATCATGCAGGAAAAGTTCCAGTACCAGCATGTAGTACAGCAACTGGTAAAAGGGTAGCTATAATTGGTGGAGGACCTGGTGGCTTAAGTGCTGCTTACTTTCTTTCTTTAATGGGGCACAAAGTAACTATATTTGAAAAACGTGAAAAACTTGGAGGCATGCTTCGTTATGGTATTCCTAATTATCGTCTTCCAAGAAAACGTTTAGAAGAAGATATTGAAGCAATTATATCTACAGGAGTGGAAATAAAGACTGGTATTACAATAGGGAATGATGTTTCATTGGCAGATTTAAAAAATGAATATGATGCAATTTATATTGCTATTGGAGCACATACAGATAAGAAAATAGGAATAGAAGGTGAGGAAAGTAAAGGTGTTATTTCAGCTGTAGAAATGTTAAGAGCAATTGGTGATAATATTTTACCTGACTTTACAGATAAAGTTGTTGTTGTTGTTGGAGGAGGAAATGTTGCAATGGACGTTACTAGATCTTCAGTGCGTTTAGGTGCAAAAAAAGTTCTTAATGTATATAGACGTAGAAAAGTTGATATGACAGCTTTACCAGAAGAAGTTGAAGGAGCTATTGCTGAATGTTGTGAAATATTAACTTTAAAGGCGCCTATAAAGATTGAAAGTGACGAAAATGGACAAGTTTCTGCATTATGGGTAAAACCTCAAATGATAAGCAAAATTGACAGTTATGGACGTCCTACAATTGTGGATTCAGATGAAGATGAAATTAGAATTCCGTGTGATATTGTTATTGTAGCAATAGGACAAGGAATAGAATCTCGGCACTTTGCTGAACATGGAGTACCTGTTAAAAAAGGAGTAATTGAAGCTCTTAGTTCAAGTGGAATTGAGAACAGTAAAGGAATATTTGCAGGAGGTGACTGTGTAACTGGCCCAGCAACTGTAATTCGAGCTATTGCAGCGGGTAAAGTAGCAGCAGCAAATATAGATGATTATTTAGGGTTTAATCATATTATAAGTGTAGATGTTGATATACCAACAGCAAGACTAGATGATAGACCTGCGTGTGGAAGAGTAAATATGCTTGAGAGAGATGCAATGGAACGAAAAAATGATTTTGAATTAATCGAATATGGAATGTCTTGTGCAGAAGCGCACCAAGAATCATTTAGATGTTTGCGATGTGATCATTTTGGATATGGAGTATTTAAGGGAGGGAGAGTTGACAAATGGTAA
- a CDS encoding DUF6765 family protein has protein sequence MNINFHYFTIKALARISGFDEMEAQLIAEYSQFVDDFHQFLEEPIKCSCVPESAKFLCKDIYDKELDMYVRKFIPVNTGFAGVNIIFAASKTLQENALIPFHFIPEKQLNYINNKSRGIENYRVKKMQKTSCLLKSLLDYTAFLYKNNIGAIINLIRIGIVVHIFADTYSHQKFSGYWGWENSSRVIKVIDNLTKEDITAKYRKRLLDNLPAIGHANVNTVPDDSNISFTINFKIDKNDSLYMKEYSRDNTKEFLIASINIINYLRYCKGNKPISKEEWNILKKKLIKGFLFPKKSVSSLTVHWSEIFNELEFYYDERELNKPSDNFFDFNICAYEFKEIILGNLSFPSEIFYSNN, from the coding sequence GTGAATATAAATTTTCACTACTTCACAATTAAAGCTCTTGCAAGAATATCTGGTTTTGATGAGATGGAAGCTCAATTGATAGCTGAATACTCTCAATTTGTTGATGATTTTCACCAATTTTTAGAGGAACCAATTAAGTGCAGCTGCGTTCCAGAAAGTGCAAAGTTTTTATGTAAGGATATCTATGATAAAGAACTAGATATGTATGTAAGAAAATTCATTCCTGTAAATACCGGATTTGCTGGTGTTAATATTATATTTGCTGCCTCAAAAACTCTTCAAGAAAACGCATTGATACCCTTTCATTTTATACCAGAAAAACAACTTAATTATATAAATAATAAATCTAGAGGAATAGAAAACTATCGTGTTAAAAAAATGCAAAAAACATCTTGTTTATTAAAGTCACTTTTAGATTATACTGCATTTTTATATAAAAATAATATTGGTGCTATTATTAATTTAATTCGAATTGGTATAGTAGTGCACATTTTTGCAGACACATATTCTCATCAAAAGTTTTCAGGATATTGGGGATGGGAAAATTCTTCAAGGGTTATCAAAGTAATAGATAATTTAACAAAAGAAGATATCACAGCAAAGTATAGAAAAAGACTCCTTGATAATCTTCCAGCAATAGGTCATGCTAATGTAAATACAGTTCCTGATGATAGCAATATCTCATTTACTATAAATTTTAAGATAGACAAAAATGATTCATTATATATGAAAGAATATAGTAGAGATAATACAAAAGAATTTTTAATAGCATCAATAAATATTATTAATTATTTACGATACTGTAAAGGTAATAAACCAATTAGTAAAGAAGAATGGAATATATTAAAGAAAAAATTAATTAAGGGGTTTTTGTTCCCTAAAAAAAGTGTCAGCTCATTAACAGTTCACTGGTCAGAAATTTTTAATGAGCTTGAATTTTACTACGATGAAAGAGAATTAAATAAGCCTTCAGATAATTTTTTTGATTTTAATATCTGTGCCTATGAATTTAAAGAGATTATTTTAGGTAACTTATCTTTTCCTAGTGAAATTTTTTATTCAAATAATTAG
- a CDS encoding S66 peptidase family protein, with protein sequence MIRPKHLKKGDKIGLIGSSSPTPQDRIEPSIRAMEALGLEVILGESCLKNHGYLSGTDEIRANDINKMFEDKSIKGIFAIRGGYGAPRILDKLDYDMIKKNPKVFAGYSDITALHNVFNQKCELITFHTPMPSTEIYKGIDEYTLDYFKKNIFSDIPLGVIKNPDGQDLKTLVTGEAEGILVGGNLSLVASSLGTPYEIDTRGKILFLEEIEEYPYKIDRMLVQLKLAGKFKEAAGIILGAWTNCEAKEGDNSLTLMEVFEEIIIPENKTTIYNLACGHCMPTISLPLGTKIKINGYKSEIIM encoded by the coding sequence GTGATAAGACCAAAACACTTAAAGAAAGGTGACAAAATTGGATTAATAGGTTCATCTAGTCCAACTCCACAAGATAGAATAGAACCATCGATTAGAGCTATGGAAGCTTTGGGGTTAGAAGTAATTTTAGGAGAAAGTTGCTTGAAAAACCACGGATATCTATCAGGGACAGACGAAATTAGGGCAAATGATATAAATAAGATGTTTGAAGATAAAAGTATTAAGGGCATATTTGCAATAAGAGGTGGTTACGGAGCTCCTCGAATTTTAGATAAATTAGATTATGATATGATTAAGAAAAATCCAAAGGTATTTGCAGGATATAGTGATATTACAGCTCTCCATAATGTGTTTAATCAAAAATGTGAACTTATAACGTTTCATACACCAATGCCATCAACAGAAATTTATAAAGGTATTGATGAATACACTTTAGATTATTTCAAAAAAAACATATTTAGTGATATTCCACTAGGTGTAATTAAAAATCCAGATGGTCAAGATTTAAAAACTTTAGTAACTGGAGAGGCAGAAGGGATTTTAGTTGGAGGAAATCTATCATTAGTTGCTTCTTCTTTAGGTACACCTTATGAAATTGATACAAGAGGCAAAATATTGTTTCTAGAAGAGATAGAGGAATATCCATATAAAATTGATAGAATGTTAGTTCAGTTAAAATTAGCAGGAAAATTTAAGGAAGCAGCCGGAATTATTTTAGGGGCATGGACAAATTGCGAAGCAAAAGAAGGTGATAATAGTTTAACTCTGATGGAGGTTTTTGAAGAAATAATTATACCAGAAAATAAAACTACAATTTATAATCTAGCTTGTGGACATTGTATGCCAACTATAAGTCTTCCTTTAGGTACAAAGATTAAAATAAATGGATATAAAAGTGAAATAATTATGTGA
- a CDS encoding dipeptide epimerase: MKIKNIEVFEISVPLVTPFKTALRTVEKINDIVVKITTDTGEIGYGEAAPTAVITGETKESIKSAIINYIKPSIIGLDIAELEVIMKKLQNSILKNTSAKAAVDMAIYDLYAKKYEAPLYKILGGYRNEITTDITISVNDVSEMVNDSIKAVKDGFNILKIKVGKESEKDIDRITEIRKAIGEDVKLRIDANQGWTSKQAVKIISRLEDKNINIDLVEQPVKYWDLEGMKYVTQNTYTRILADESVFSPLDALKIIQEKAADLINIKLMKTGGIYNALKICDIAEMHGIECMIGCMLESKISVSAAANLGAARKIITLVDLDGPALCMSDPIIGGPIFKGSSIKMVDRNGIGFDNMIEI; the protein is encoded by the coding sequence ATGAAAATAAAAAATATAGAGGTATTTGAAATTTCAGTACCATTAGTAACACCTTTTAAAACAGCATTAAGAACCGTTGAAAAGATTAATGATATAGTTGTAAAAATAACAACTGATACTGGAGAAATAGGTTATGGTGAAGCTGCACCTACAGCTGTAATAACTGGTGAAACAAAAGAATCAATAAAATCAGCTATTATTAATTATATTAAACCTTCAATTATTGGACTAGATATAGCTGAGTTAGAAGTTATAATGAAAAAACTGCAAAATAGCATTTTAAAAAATACTAGTGCTAAGGCAGCAGTAGATATGGCTATATATGATTTATATGCCAAAAAATATGAGGCACCATTATATAAGATTCTTGGGGGATATAGAAATGAAATCACAACAGACATTACCATTAGTGTGAATGATGTATCTGAAATGGTAAACGATAGTATCAAAGCTGTTAAAGATGGATTTAATATTCTAAAAATTAAAGTTGGAAAAGAAAGTGAAAAGGACATAGATAGAATAACAGAAATAAGAAAAGCGATTGGAGAAGACGTTAAGCTACGCATAGATGCAAACCAAGGCTGGACAAGCAAACAAGCAGTCAAAATAATAAGTAGATTAGAGGACAAAAACATCAACATCGATTTGGTAGAGCAACCAGTAAAATATTGGGATTTAGAAGGTATGAAGTATGTTACTCAAAATACATACACAAGAATATTGGCAGATGAAAGTGTTTTTTCTCCGTTAGATGCCTTAAAGATAATCCAAGAAAAAGCAGCAGATTTAATAAATATAAAACTAATGAAAACAGGTGGAATATATAATGCATTAAAAATTTGTGATATTGCAGAAATGCATGGAATAGAATGTATGATTGGTTGTATGCTAGAAAGTAAGATTAGTGTAAGCGCTGCGGCAAATCTTGGAGCTGCTAGGAAAATAATTACTCTTGTAGATTTAGATGGCCCAGCACTTTGTATGAGTGATCCAATTATTGGTGGTCCAATTTTTAAAGGAAGTTCTATTAAAATGGTAGATAGAAATGGGATTGGTTTCGATAATATGATAGAAATTTAG
- a CDS encoding CoA-disulfide reductase, protein MGKKIIIVGGVAGGASTAARLRRLDEKAKIIMIEKGEYISFANCGLPYYIGETIDDRGKLIVQTVEEMSEKFNLDIRNLNEVMKIDKENKTVKIRNLKTKEEYEETYDVLVLSPGAAPIKPGIAGIDEAKNLFTLRNIPDTDNIKGYVDNNKPKHATVIGGGFIGLEMAENLHARGIKVTLVEASDQVMATLDIEMVSIIHEHLIDKNVELILKDGVAEFKDNGKKIILTSGKEILTDMIILSIGVKPETTIAKEANLNLNERGAIVVDKFMKTSDPNIFALGDAVEIMDYVNKKPTMIPLAWPANRQGRIVADNICGRNVEYKGTLGSSVAKVFDYTVATTGNNEKILKRLGIEYEAIHIHPSSHAGYYPGSFPIAFKMLFEPKTGKIFGAQGVGLDGVEKRIDVLATAIKGNLTVFDLQDVESCYAPPYNSAKDPVNMLGYYASNIIEGLTEIIRWYEVDNLDKDNSIILDIREEFELVTGGFENSTHIPLSQLRSRLDEIPKDKKIYVTCQVGLRGYVACRLLKQNGIECSNIDGGVKTYLNVKRAEESIKNQCKNKDEIKEEAAVMKEDLDITKVKANITLNACGLQCPGPIKRVFEEMKNMEDGNILEVKASDPGFAKDIKSWCDSTGNTLLKSEFSNHEKAFVAYIQKGKAVLSNKEVVQTQATNKNGATLVVFSGDLDKAIASFIIATGAASMGKEVTMFFTFWGLNILKSESKPKVNKDVMEKMFDVMLPAHPGKLPLSQMNMMGMGPAMIKQIMKKHNVDSLETLIKNAIDMGVKVVACSMSMELMGIKKEEFIDGVEIGGVASYLGATDDSSLNLFI, encoded by the coding sequence ATGGGTAAAAAGATAATCATTGTTGGTGGTGTTGCTGGAGGAGCTTCTACAGCAGCTAGACTTAGGAGGTTAGATGAAAAAGCTAAAATAATTATGATTGAAAAAGGTGAATATATATCATTTGCTAATTGTGGACTTCCATATTATATTGGAGAAACTATTGATGATAGGGGAAAACTTATTGTTCAAACAGTGGAAGAGATGAGTGAAAAGTTTAATTTAGATATAAGAAATTTAAACGAAGTTATGAAAATAGATAAAGAAAATAAAACGGTTAAGATAAGAAATCTTAAAACTAAAGAAGAATATGAAGAAACATATGATGTTTTAGTGTTATCTCCAGGTGCTGCACCTATAAAACCAGGAATAGCAGGTATAGATGAAGCTAAAAACCTATTTACTTTGAGAAATATTCCTGATACAGATAATATAAAAGGGTATGTAGATAATAATAAACCTAAGCACGCCACAGTAATAGGCGGAGGTTTTATTGGTCTTGAAATGGCAGAAAATCTTCATGCTAGAGGTATAAAGGTTACTCTTGTTGAAGCTAGTGATCAAGTAATGGCTACACTTGATATAGAAATGGTAAGCATAATACATGAGCATTTAATTGATAAAAACGTTGAATTAATATTAAAAGATGGAGTCGCAGAATTTAAGGATAATGGTAAAAAAATAATATTAACAAGTGGCAAAGAAATTTTAACTGACATGATAATATTGTCAATTGGAGTTAAACCAGAAACAACGATAGCAAAAGAGGCTAATCTTAATTTAAATGAAAGAGGTGCCATTGTAGTTGATAAATTCATGAAAACTTCAGACCCTAATATTTTTGCCTTAGGGGATGCAGTAGAAATTATGGACTATGTAAATAAGAAGCCAACTATGATTCCTCTTGCATGGCCTGCTAATAGACAAGGAAGAATAGTTGCGGATAATATTTGTGGACGAAATGTAGAATACAAAGGAACTCTTGGTTCATCTGTAGCAAAGGTCTTTGATTATACAGTAGCTACAACTGGAAATAATGAAAAGATATTAAAACGTTTAGGTATAGAATATGAGGCTATTCATATTCATCCAAGTTCTCATGCAGGGTATTATCCAGGTTCTTTTCCTATAGCATTTAAAATGCTATTTGAACCTAAAACAGGGAAAATATTTGGAGCACAAGGTGTTGGCTTAGATGGGGTTGAAAAAAGAATAGATGTACTTGCAACTGCAATAAAGGGAAATTTAACTGTTTTTGACTTACAAGATGTAGAATCTTGTTATGCACCACCATATAATTCAGCTAAAGATCCAGTAAATATGCTTGGCTATTATGCTTCAAACATTATTGAAGGACTTACAGAAATAATTCGATGGTATGAAGTGGATAATTTAGATAAAGATAATTCGATTATATTGGATATAAGAGAGGAATTTGAATTAGTTACAGGTGGTTTTGAAAATTCTACTCACATTCCACTTAGCCAGTTAAGAAGTAGATTAGATGAAATACCAAAAGATAAAAAAATATATGTAACCTGCCAAGTTGGGCTTAGGGGATATGTTGCTTGTAGATTATTAAAGCAAAATGGAATTGAATGCTCAAATATTGATGGAGGAGTTAAGACTTATCTTAATGTAAAAAGGGCGGAAGAAAGTATTAAGAATCAATGTAAAAATAAAGATGAAATAAAAGAAGAGGCGGCTGTTATGAAAGAAGATTTAGATATAACTAAAGTTAAGGCAAATATAACATTGAATGCTTGCGGATTACAATGCCCAGGGCCAATAAAAAGAGTTTTTGAAGAAATGAAGAATATGGAAGACGGCAATATTTTAGAAGTTAAAGCTAGCGATCCAGGTTTTGCTAAAGACATAAAATCTTGGTGTGATTCAACAGGAAATACTTTATTAAAATCGGAATTTAGTAATCATGAAAAAGCTTTTGTGGCTTATATTCAAAAAGGAAAAGCAGTTTTATCAAATAAAGAAGTAGTTCAAACACAGGCTACTAATAAAAATGGAGCCACTTTAGTTGTATTTAGTGGAGATTTAGATAAGGCAATAGCATCCTTTATTATCGCTACAGGAGCAGCTTCTATGGGTAAAGAGGTTACTATGTTCTTTACTTTCTGGGGACTTAATATATTAAAGAGTGAATCTAAGCCTAAGGTAAATAAAGATGTTATGGAAAAAATGTTTGATGTAATGCTTCCAGCACATCCTGGAAAATTGCCATTATCACAAATGAATATGATGGGTATGGGTCCAGCAATGATTAAACAAATCATGAAAAAACACAATGTTGACAGTTTAGAAACATTAATAAAAAATGCTATCGATATGGGTGTTAAGGTTGTTGCATGTTCTATGAGTATGGAGCTTATGGGGATTAAGAAAGAAGAATTCATTGATGGAGTTGAAATTGGTGGAGTTGCTTCATATTTAGGAGCTACAGATGATTCAAGCTTGAATTTGTTTATTTAA
- a CDS encoding YhcH/YjgK/YiaL family protein, which yields MICENIKNTKDYTGINPNFKKAFEFIINNNLNELKVGNYEIDGDKVFAFVQEYTTQAAVDKRWESHEKYIDIQYIIDGEEVMGYVPIHSLKECEDLRADKDLIFYNEIEKASSITFSKGDYAIFFPEDGHKPGCALGEGSKVKKIVIKVACK from the coding sequence ATGATTTGTGAAAACATAAAAAATACTAAAGATTACACTGGTATTAATCCAAATTTTAAGAAAGCATTTGAATTTATAATCAATAATAATTTAAACGAATTGAAGGTTGGCAATTATGAGATAGATGGTGATAAAGTTTTTGCATTTGTTCAAGAATATACTACACAAGCAGCAGTAGATAAAAGATGGGAATCTCATGAAAAATATATAGATATACAATATATTATTGATGGAGAAGAAGTTATGGGATATGTTCCAATCCATAGTTTAAAGGAATGTGAAGATTTAAGAGCTGATAAAGATTTAATTTTTTATAATGAAATTGAAAAAGCTTCAAGTATTACCTTTTCAAAAGGAGATTATGCAATCTTTTTTCCAGAAGATGGACATAAGCCAGGATGTGCTTTAGGAGAAGGTTCTAAAGTAAAAAAAATAGTTATAAAGGTTGCATGTAAATAA
- the fba gene encoding class II fructose-1,6-bisphosphate aldolase yields MLTSAKEMLNKAREGKYAVGQFNINNLEWTKAVLLTAQENNSPVILGVSEGAGKYMTGYKTVAAMVKAMIEELNITVPVALHLDHGSYEGAKKCIEAGFSSIMFDGSHYPIAENIEKTKELVAITNAKGLSLEAEVGSIGGEEDGVVGKGEVADANECKQIAELGVTMLAAGIGNIHGKYPANWAGLDFDALAKIEEAVGTEMPLVLHGGTGIPEDMIKKAISLGVAKINVNTECQLSFQEATRKYIEAGKDLEGKGFDPRKLLAPGFEAIKATVKEKMELFGSVNKA; encoded by the coding sequence ATGTTAACATCAGCTAAAGAAATGTTAAACAAAGCTAGAGAAGGAAAATATGCAGTTGGTCAATTCAACATCAATAATTTAGAATGGACTAAGGCTGTATTATTAACTGCACAAGAAAACAATTCACCAGTAATTTTAGGTGTTTCTGAAGGTGCTGGAAAATATATGACTGGATATAAGACTGTTGCTGCTATGGTAAAAGCAATGATCGAAGAATTAAACATAACTGTACCAGTTGCATTACATTTAGATCACGGCAGCTATGAAGGTGCTAAAAAATGTATCGAAGCTGGATTCTCATCAATCATGTTCGATGGTTCTCACTACCCAATAGCTGAAAATATAGAAAAAACTAAAGAATTAGTTGCTATAACTAATGCAAAAGGACTTTCTTTAGAAGCAGAAGTTGGTTCAATTGGTGGAGAAGAAGACGGAGTTGTTGGTAAAGGTGAAGTTGCTGATGCAAACGAATGTAAGCAAATTGCTGAACTTGGTGTTACAATGTTAGCTGCTGGTATTGGAAATATCCATGGAAAATACCCTGCTAACTGGGCTGGATTAGATTTTGATGCATTAGCTAAAATCGAAGAAGCTGTTGGAACTGAAATGCCATTAGTATTACACGGTGGTACTGGTATCCCTGAAGATATGATAAAGAAAGCTATCTCTTTAGGAGTTGCTAAAATCAACGTTAACACTGAGTGTCAATTATCATTCCAAGAAGCTACAAGAAAATATATTGAAGCCGGAAAAGATTTAGAAGGAAAAGGATTTGACCCAAGAAAGTTATTAGCTCCAGGTTTTGAAGCTATAAAAGCTACAGTTAAAGAAAAAATGGAATTATTTGGTTCTGTAAACAAAGCTTAA
- a CDS encoding [Fe-Fe] hydrogenase large subunit C-terminal domain-containing protein yields MNNKYTDLFDELVKSYYEGNFDETLERIMVCHKKSPQETFSIITSLCGVSMEFDNNYKYNLKKAITEYTVNSKLIEKIKDCPENCSENESGKFPCQEACPFGAILYNEENKSTYIDNERCLNCGVCIDACKNGRILDKVFFIPVLDLIKNNQKVFAIVAPAISGQFGDSVTLDKLREAFIKIGFTDMIEVALAADVLSIKEAVEFDKHIHGPKDLMITSCCCPLWIGMLRKVYKELVPDLSPSVSPMVAAARIIKRLDNDAKVVFIGPCIAKKAEAKEKDLNDAVDFVLTFQEVDEIFSALDIEPDKLKGIPSREYASRGGRLYARSGGVSIAVNDVIKELYPKKAKHFKSTQASGVKECKELLNKALAGEINANFLEGMGCIGGCVGGPKAIIPTTLGKEAADDIAYNSAIKVPVHSKVLDEILDKLDIHSIDDFHNKEKVSIFEREL; encoded by the coding sequence ATGAATAATAAATATACTGATTTATTTGATGAATTAGTAAAATCATATTATGAAGGTAATTTCGATGAAACACTTGAACGCATTATGGTATGCCATAAAAAGTCTCCACAAGAAACTTTCTCCATTATAACATCTTTATGTGGGGTTTCCATGGAATTTGATAATAATTATAAATATAATTTAAAAAAAGCAATCACTGAATATACTGTAAATTCAAAATTAATTGAAAAAATAAAAGATTGTCCTGAAAATTGTTCGGAAAATGAAAGTGGAAAATTCCCCTGTCAAGAAGCATGCCCATTTGGAGCAATATTATACAATGAAGAAAATAAATCTACATATATAGATAATGAACGTTGTCTGAATTGCGGAGTCTGTATAGATGCTTGTAAGAATGGACGAATATTAGACAAAGTATTTTTTATTCCTGTTTTAGATTTAATTAAAAACAACCAAAAAGTCTTTGCAATTGTTGCTCCTGCAATAAGTGGTCAATTTGGAGATAGTGTAACTCTAGATAAATTACGTGAAGCCTTTATTAAAATTGGTTTTACTGATATGATCGAGGTTGCACTTGCAGCTGATGTGTTATCAATAAAAGAGGCGGTAGAATTTGATAAACATATACATGGCCCAAAAGATTTAATGATTACTTCTTGCTGTTGCCCTCTCTGGATTGGTATGTTAAGAAAGGTATATAAAGAACTAGTCCCTGATTTATCTCCTTCAGTTTCTCCTATGGTTGCTGCAGCTCGAATCATAAAAAGACTTGATAATGATGCAAAGGTTGTATTCATAGGTCCTTGTATAGCAAAAAAGGCTGAAGCTAAAGAGAAAGACTTGAATGATGCAGTTGATTTCGTATTAACCTTTCAAGAAGTTGATGAAATTTTTTCAGCTTTAGACATTGAGCCAGATAAATTAAAAGGCATACCATCTAGAGAATATGCGTCAAGAGGTGGAAGATTATATGCTAGAAGTGGTGGTGTTTCCATAGCTGTTAATGATGTTATTAAAGAACTTTATCCTAAAAAAGCAAAACACTTTAAATCTACTCAGGCTTCTGGTGTCAAGGAATGTAAGGAGCTTCTAAATAAAGCTTTAGCTGGTGAAATAAATGCAAACTTTCTTGAAGGAATGGGTTGTATTGGTGGATGCGTCGGTGGACCAAAAGCCATAATACCAACAACTTTAGGAAAAGAAGCAGCTGATGACATAGCTTATAATTCTGCCATAAAAGTACCTGTTCATAGCAAAGTGCTCGATGAAATTTTAGATAAATTAGATATTCATTCAATAGATGATTTTCATAATAAAGAAAAAGTAAGCATTTTCGAACGTGAACTGTAA